One window of the Nicotiana tabacum cultivar K326 chromosome 4, ASM71507v2, whole genome shotgun sequence genome contains the following:
- the LOC107827423 gene encoding uncharacterized protein LOC107827423 isoform X2 translates to MSGKMEEVAPMEEVVQALLECMVEPLLGRNSFKSKDVPTLDQQRSMAKHVEAVVLLYNYYYRKQHQDHKIEFLNFTSFCQLAVVLKPSLVTYMKLMRRSDYTDVDDLESQISLTEKAIMRACDISSALDAAQVDPLSEKWPISKVVVFLVDSRRENCLLMRSSMTYAVWSIIEKHLDVSSGYLFDSKCINKKKRSTNIPSTSSQYTDGAGLEELALSAAAEATGINRNDLVVLESHLVYSLDKEKEAARLYLVQFTKSVNEDFMVPIGDVIESLQGPLIKKILSGWAVSPAVEYFHLMPYRDMLSNWYSRELLPNGLQDLTVELVAGHAYDVHIGGSSSEKEVNEENVVQLMIKSCNTDCDDEKIVEAKRRGIQGLSAVGSSQLDSQHSEDVVTALASKESAISRSALTVLYWKREKLSSQLRTLEDEIALCDKTIRTVLNGDENDLPLKIEALVDGCNDVCVKGEGVEYNTNQLVEDQSIYSKGKRLSEAILTLQNQCQQLDQLCCRSNWALPTYRVFPFEGGFQAKVIVKGADFEFTSESNIRESPREARESAAAHMIAEVARISGQNQ, encoded by the exons ATGTCGGGAAAAATGGAGGAGGTGGCTCCGATGGAGGAAGTGGTGCAGGCATTGCTGGAATGCATGGTGGAACCATTATTAGGGCGTAATTCTTTCAAATCAAAGGATGTTCCAACACTTGATCAACAACGTTCCATGGCAAAACAT GTGGAAGCTGTTGTGTTGCTCTACAACTACTACTATAGGAAGCAACATCAAGATCATAAAATAGAGTTTCTTAATTTTACATCATTTTGCCAATTGGCTGTAGTTTTGAAACCAAGTTTGGTGACATATATGAAATTAATGCGTCGATCAGATTACACAGACGTGGACGATTTGGAAAGCCAAATCTCGCTCACTGAGAAGGCAATTATGCGGGCATGTGATATATCTTCGGCACTGGATGCTGCACAAGTTGATCCACTATCAGAGAAATGGCCTATTTCCAAAGTTGTTGTATTCTTAGTTGACTCAAGGAGGGAGAATTGCTTGCTCATGCGTAGTTCTATGACCTATGCTGTTTGGTCCATTATTGAAAAACATCTTGACGTCTCCTCAGGTTATCTTTTTGATTCAAAGTgtataaacaaaaagaaaagatctACTAATATACCTTCAACCAGTTCTCAGTATACTGATGGAGCAGGCCTCGAAGAGCTTGCGCTTTCTGCTGCCGCAGAAGCAACAG GCATCAATAGAAATGATCTGGTTGTCCTAGAGAGCCACCTTGTATATTCCttagataaagaaaaagaagcagCTCGATTATATCTTGTACAATTCACTAAGTCTGTCAATGAAGATTTTATGGTTCCTATTGGAGACGTCATTGAAAG CTTGCAGGGTCCTCTAATCAAGAAAATCCTAAGTGGATGGGCGGTTTCTCCAGCTGTTGAGTATTTTCACTTGATGCCCTACAGAGATATGTTGTCGAATTGGTATTCTAG GGAGCTGTTACCAAATGGCTTGCAAGATCTAACTGTAGAACTGGTAGCTGGTCATGCATATGATGTACATATTGGAGGTAGCTCTAGTGAGAAAGAAGTAAATGAG GAGAACGTGGTTCAACTCATGATTAAGTCGTGCAATACTGATTGTGATGATGAAAAGATTGTTGAAGCGAAAAGAAGAGGCATTCAGGGGCTCTCTGCAGTAGGCTCGTCTCAGTTGGATTCTCAACATTCTGAGGATGTAGTAACCGCTTTGGCTTCAAAGGAATCTGCAATATCACGATCTGCCTTGACTGTTCTTTACTGGAAAAGAGAGAAACTG AGTTCTCAGCTACGCACTTTGGAAGATGAGATTGCATTGTGTGATAAAACTATTCGGACAGTATTAAATG GAGATGAAAATGATTTACCATTGAAGATTGAAGCTCTTGTAGATGGCTGTAATGACGTGTGTGTGAAAGGTGAAGGAGTTGAGTACAATACCAATCAACTGGTAGAAGACCAATCTATTTATAGCAAGGGAAAAAGATTGTCCGAGGCCATTCTTACTTTGCAAAACCAATGTCAG CAATTGGATCAACTGTGCTGCAGGAGTAACTGGGCATTGCCAACATATCGGGTCTTTCCATTTGAGG GTGGATTTCAAGCCAAAGTCATTGTGAAAGGTGCAGATTTCGAATTTACCAGTGAAAGCAACATACGTGAGAGTCCGCGTGAAGCAAGGGAGTCCGCTGCTGCACACATGATTGCGGAAGTAGCTCGCATCTCAGGTCAGAATCAATAG
- the LOC107827423 gene encoding uncharacterized protein LOC107827423 isoform X1: MSGKMEEVAPMEEVVQALLECMVEPLLGRNSFKSKDVPTLDQQRSMAKHVEAVVLLYNYYYRKQHQDHKIEFLNFTSFCQLAVVLKPSLVTYMKLMRRSDYTDVDDLESQISLTEKAIMRACDISSALDAAQVDPLSEKWPISKVVVFLVDSRRENCLLMRSSMTYAVWSIIEKHLDVSSGYLFDSKCINKKKRSTNIPSTSSQYTDGAGLEELALSAAAEATGINRNDLVVLESHLVYSLDKEKEAARLYLVQFTKSVNEDFMVPIGDVIESLQGPLIKKILSGWAVSPAVEYFHLMPYRDMLSNWYSSTMNCDHRELLPNGLQDLTVELVAGHAYDVHIGGSSSEKEVNEENVVQLMIKSCNTDCDDEKIVEAKRRGIQGLSAVGSSQLDSQHSEDVVTALASKESAISRSALTVLYWKREKLSSQLRTLEDEIALCDKTIRTVLNGDENDLPLKIEALVDGCNDVCVKGEGVEYNTNQLVEDQSIYSKGKRLSEAILTLQNQCQQLDQLCCRSNWALPTYRVFPFEGGFQAKVIVKGADFEFTSESNIRESPREARESAAAHMIAEVARISGQNQ; encoded by the exons ATGTCGGGAAAAATGGAGGAGGTGGCTCCGATGGAGGAAGTGGTGCAGGCATTGCTGGAATGCATGGTGGAACCATTATTAGGGCGTAATTCTTTCAAATCAAAGGATGTTCCAACACTTGATCAACAACGTTCCATGGCAAAACAT GTGGAAGCTGTTGTGTTGCTCTACAACTACTACTATAGGAAGCAACATCAAGATCATAAAATAGAGTTTCTTAATTTTACATCATTTTGCCAATTGGCTGTAGTTTTGAAACCAAGTTTGGTGACATATATGAAATTAATGCGTCGATCAGATTACACAGACGTGGACGATTTGGAAAGCCAAATCTCGCTCACTGAGAAGGCAATTATGCGGGCATGTGATATATCTTCGGCACTGGATGCTGCACAAGTTGATCCACTATCAGAGAAATGGCCTATTTCCAAAGTTGTTGTATTCTTAGTTGACTCAAGGAGGGAGAATTGCTTGCTCATGCGTAGTTCTATGACCTATGCTGTTTGGTCCATTATTGAAAAACATCTTGACGTCTCCTCAGGTTATCTTTTTGATTCAAAGTgtataaacaaaaagaaaagatctACTAATATACCTTCAACCAGTTCTCAGTATACTGATGGAGCAGGCCTCGAAGAGCTTGCGCTTTCTGCTGCCGCAGAAGCAACAG GCATCAATAGAAATGATCTGGTTGTCCTAGAGAGCCACCTTGTATATTCCttagataaagaaaaagaagcagCTCGATTATATCTTGTACAATTCACTAAGTCTGTCAATGAAGATTTTATGGTTCCTATTGGAGACGTCATTGAAAG CTTGCAGGGTCCTCTAATCAAGAAAATCCTAAGTGGATGGGCGGTTTCTCCAGCTGTTGAGTATTTTCACTTGATGCCCTACAGAGATATGTTGTCGAATTGGTATTCTAG TACAATGAATTGTGATCACAGGGAGCTGTTACCAAATGGCTTGCAAGATCTAACTGTAGAACTGGTAGCTGGTCATGCATATGATGTACATATTGGAGGTAGCTCTAGTGAGAAAGAAGTAAATGAG GAGAACGTGGTTCAACTCATGATTAAGTCGTGCAATACTGATTGTGATGATGAAAAGATTGTTGAAGCGAAAAGAAGAGGCATTCAGGGGCTCTCTGCAGTAGGCTCGTCTCAGTTGGATTCTCAACATTCTGAGGATGTAGTAACCGCTTTGGCTTCAAAGGAATCTGCAATATCACGATCTGCCTTGACTGTTCTTTACTGGAAAAGAGAGAAACTG AGTTCTCAGCTACGCACTTTGGAAGATGAGATTGCATTGTGTGATAAAACTATTCGGACAGTATTAAATG GAGATGAAAATGATTTACCATTGAAGATTGAAGCTCTTGTAGATGGCTGTAATGACGTGTGTGTGAAAGGTGAAGGAGTTGAGTACAATACCAATCAACTGGTAGAAGACCAATCTATTTATAGCAAGGGAAAAAGATTGTCCGAGGCCATTCTTACTTTGCAAAACCAATGTCAG CAATTGGATCAACTGTGCTGCAGGAGTAACTGGGCATTGCCAACATATCGGGTCTTTCCATTTGAGG GTGGATTTCAAGCCAAAGTCATTGTGAAAGGTGCAGATTTCGAATTTACCAGTGAAAGCAACATACGTGAGAGTCCGCGTGAAGCAAGGGAGTCCGCTGCTGCACACATGATTGCGGAAGTAGCTCGCATCTCAGGTCAGAATCAATAG
- the LOC107827423 gene encoding uncharacterized protein LOC107827423 isoform X3 → MSGKMEEVAPMEEVVQALLECMVEPLLGRNSFKSKDVPTLDQQRSMAKHVEAVVLLYNYYYRKQHQDHKIEFLNFTSFCQLAVVLKPSLVTYMKLMRRSDYTDVDDLESQISLTEKAIMRACDISSALDAAQVDPLSEKWPISKVVVFLVDSRRENCLLMRSSMTYAVWSIIEKHLDVSSGYLFDSKCINKKKRSTNIPSTSSQYTDGAGLEELALSAAAEATGINRNDLVVLESHLVYSLDKEKEAARLYLVQFTKSVNEDFMVPIGDVIESTMNCDHRELLPNGLQDLTVELVAGHAYDVHIGGSSSEKEVNEENVVQLMIKSCNTDCDDEKIVEAKRRGIQGLSAVGSSQLDSQHSEDVVTALASKESAISRSALTVLYWKREKLSSQLRTLEDEIALCDKTIRTVLNGDENDLPLKIEALVDGCNDVCVKGEGVEYNTNQLVEDQSIYSKGKRLSEAILTLQNQCQQLDQLCCRSNWALPTYRVFPFEGGFQAKVIVKGADFEFTSESNIRESPREARESAAAHMIAEVARISGQNQ, encoded by the exons ATGTCGGGAAAAATGGAGGAGGTGGCTCCGATGGAGGAAGTGGTGCAGGCATTGCTGGAATGCATGGTGGAACCATTATTAGGGCGTAATTCTTTCAAATCAAAGGATGTTCCAACACTTGATCAACAACGTTCCATGGCAAAACAT GTGGAAGCTGTTGTGTTGCTCTACAACTACTACTATAGGAAGCAACATCAAGATCATAAAATAGAGTTTCTTAATTTTACATCATTTTGCCAATTGGCTGTAGTTTTGAAACCAAGTTTGGTGACATATATGAAATTAATGCGTCGATCAGATTACACAGACGTGGACGATTTGGAAAGCCAAATCTCGCTCACTGAGAAGGCAATTATGCGGGCATGTGATATATCTTCGGCACTGGATGCTGCACAAGTTGATCCACTATCAGAGAAATGGCCTATTTCCAAAGTTGTTGTATTCTTAGTTGACTCAAGGAGGGAGAATTGCTTGCTCATGCGTAGTTCTATGACCTATGCTGTTTGGTCCATTATTGAAAAACATCTTGACGTCTCCTCAGGTTATCTTTTTGATTCAAAGTgtataaacaaaaagaaaagatctACTAATATACCTTCAACCAGTTCTCAGTATACTGATGGAGCAGGCCTCGAAGAGCTTGCGCTTTCTGCTGCCGCAGAAGCAACAG GCATCAATAGAAATGATCTGGTTGTCCTAGAGAGCCACCTTGTATATTCCttagataaagaaaaagaagcagCTCGATTATATCTTGTACAATTCACTAAGTCTGTCAATGAAGATTTTATGGTTCCTATTGGAGACGTCATTGAAAG TACAATGAATTGTGATCACAGGGAGCTGTTACCAAATGGCTTGCAAGATCTAACTGTAGAACTGGTAGCTGGTCATGCATATGATGTACATATTGGAGGTAGCTCTAGTGAGAAAGAAGTAAATGAG GAGAACGTGGTTCAACTCATGATTAAGTCGTGCAATACTGATTGTGATGATGAAAAGATTGTTGAAGCGAAAAGAAGAGGCATTCAGGGGCTCTCTGCAGTAGGCTCGTCTCAGTTGGATTCTCAACATTCTGAGGATGTAGTAACCGCTTTGGCTTCAAAGGAATCTGCAATATCACGATCTGCCTTGACTGTTCTTTACTGGAAAAGAGAGAAACTG AGTTCTCAGCTACGCACTTTGGAAGATGAGATTGCATTGTGTGATAAAACTATTCGGACAGTATTAAATG GAGATGAAAATGATTTACCATTGAAGATTGAAGCTCTTGTAGATGGCTGTAATGACGTGTGTGTGAAAGGTGAAGGAGTTGAGTACAATACCAATCAACTGGTAGAAGACCAATCTATTTATAGCAAGGGAAAAAGATTGTCCGAGGCCATTCTTACTTTGCAAAACCAATGTCAG CAATTGGATCAACTGTGCTGCAGGAGTAACTGGGCATTGCCAACATATCGGGTCTTTCCATTTGAGG GTGGATTTCAAGCCAAAGTCATTGTGAAAGGTGCAGATTTCGAATTTACCAGTGAAAGCAACATACGTGAGAGTCCGCGTGAAGCAAGGGAGTCCGCTGCTGCACACATGATTGCGGAAGTAGCTCGCATCTCAGGTCAGAATCAATAG